The following are encoded together in the Triticum dicoccoides isolate Atlit2015 ecotype Zavitan chromosome 6B, WEW_v2.0, whole genome shotgun sequence genome:
- the LOC119321836 gene encoding tyrosine-sulfated glycopeptide receptor 1-like, whose amino-acid sequence MQTLQFPNKTYSKSLHIPSLGLALVLLICLASPTSCCTEQEKGYLLQFLGGLSQDGGLAASWQHDTDCCQWEGITCQKDGTITDVLLASKGLEGHISKSIANLTGLQHLNLSHNALSGGLPLELVSSSSIVVLDISFNQFSGTLHELPTSAPAQLLKVLNISSNLFTGQFPSTIWKAMENLVALNASNNSFSGQIPTQFCNTSPSFSVLDLCLNKFSGSIPQGLGDCSKLRELRAGYNDLSGTIPDELFNATSLEYLSFSNNELHGVLDGTHIFNLRNLSTLDLGGNNFSGKIPDSIGQLKKLQELHLNNNNMSGELPFAVSNCTNLITIDLKSNNFSGQLSNVNFSNLPNLKTLDLLENNFTGTIPESIYSCTSLTALRLASNHLDGQLSPRIGDLKYLSFLSLAENSFRNITNALRILKSCRNLTTLLLGGNFRGELMPDDDILDGFQNLQVLAINRCSLLGEIPRWLSKIKNLEMLFLHSNQLTGPIPDWISSLNFLFYLDIRNNSLTGEIPTALMDMHMLKSETTEAHLDPSVFELPVYKGQSLQYRVPTAFPKVLDLSNNKFTGEIPLDIGQLKGLLSVNLSFNDFTGQIPQSICNLTKLQELDLSSNYLTGGIPAALNNLNFLSAFNISHNDLEGPIPSGGQFNTFQNSSFDGNQKLCGSMLSHKCRPRSTPLVPRKQGNKKAIFAIAFGVFFGGIAVLLLLGRLLVSDRMKGFIAKNRRENNGGNEATSFYSSSVQTLVAMRMPQGKGEENKLKFTDIVKATNNFDKENIIGCGGYGLVYKAELPDGSKLAIKKLYDEMCLMEREFTAEVDALSMAQHENLVPLWGYCIQGNLRFLVYSYMENGSLDDWLHNRDDDASSFLDWSARLKIAQGASLGLSYIHDVCKPHIVHRDIKSSNILLDKEFKAYVADFGLARLILPNKTHVTTELVGTMGYIPPEYGQAWVATLRGDIYSFGVVLLELLTGRRPVPVLSTSKELVPWVLQMRSEGKQTEVLDPTLRRTGNEEQMLKVLETACKCVDNNQFRRPAIMEVVSSLASTEADP is encoded by the coding sequence ATGCAGACACTCCAGTTTCCCAACAAGACATACAGCAAGAGTTTGCACATACCTTCCCTTGGCCTTGCTCTCGTGCTGCTGATCTGCTTGGCCTCTCCTACGAGTTGCTGCACGGAGCAGGAGAAGGGCTACCTTCTCCAGTTCCTAGGAGGGCTTTCACAAGACGGTGGTCTCGCTGCGTCCTGGCAGCATGACACGGATTGCTGCCAGTGGGAAGGGATCACCTGCCAGAAAGATGGGACGATCACCGATGTCTTGCTGGCTTCAAAGGGTCTTGAGGGGCATATTTCAAAGTCCATTGCAAATCTAACAGGGCTGCAGCACCTTAACCTCTCCCACAACGCTCTGTCCGGTGGACTGCCACTGGAGTTGGTATCGTCCAGCAGCATCGTTGTCCTTGACATCAGCTTTAATCAGTTCAGCGGAACGCTGCACGAGCTGCCAACTTCGGCTCCTGCCCAGCTACTCAAGGTATTGAACATCTCAAGCAACCTGTTTACAGGACAGTTCCCATCCACCATATGGAAAGCAATGGAGAATCTGGTTGCGCTCAATGCCAGTAATAATAGCTTTAGTGGGCAGATACCAACTCAATTCTGTAACACCTCTCCATCCTTTTCTGTGCTTGATCTGTGTTTAAACAAATTCAGTGGCAGCATCCCCCAAGGCCTTGGTGATTGCTCAAAGCTGAGAGAGCTCAGGGCCGGGTACAACGACCTCAGTGGAACAATCCCGGATGAACTCTTCAATGCTACTTCGTTGGAATACCTGTCCTTTTCTAACAATGAATTGCATGGAGTTCTTGATGGTACACACATATTCAACCTCAGAAATCTGTCTACTCTTGATCTAGGAGGAAACAATTTCAGTGGCAAGATTCCAGATTCCATAGGTCAGCTCAAGAAATTGCAGGAGCTCCATTTGAACAACAACAATATGTCAGGGGAGCTGCCATTTGCTGTGAGCAATTGCACGAATCTGATAACAATTGACCTCAAGAGCAACAATTTCAGTGGTCAGCTCTCCAATGTCAATTTCTCCAACCTGCCCAATCTAAAAACACTAGACCTTCTGGAGAACAACTTCACTGGCACAATTCCAGAAAGTATATACTCTTGCACCAGTCTGACTGCACTGCGACTGGCAAGCAACCATTTAGATGGACAGCTTTCACCACGAATTGGTGATCTGAAGTACCTCAGCTTCCTATCACTTGCTGAAAATTCTTTCAGAAACATCACAAATGCACTTCGGATCCTTAAGAGCTGCAGGAACCTTACCACCCTGCTTCTCGGGGGAAATTTCAGGGGAGAGCTCATGCCAGATGATGACATACTTGATGGTTTTCAGAATCTTCAGGTTCTTGCGATAAATAGGTGCTCATTATTGGGGGAAATACCTCGTTGGTTATCAAAGATAAAAAACTTGGAAATGTTATTTTTACATAGCAATCAACTTACTGGACCGATACCTGACTGGATCAGCAGCCTAAATTTCCTCTTCTATCTAGACATAAGAAACAACAGCCTCACTGGAGAAATTCCAACAGCACTGATGGATATGCATATGCTGAAGTCAGAAACGACTGAAGCCCATTTGGACCCAAGTGTCTTCGAGCTACCAGTTTATAAAGGCCAATCACTTCAATACCGTGTACCCACTGCATTCCCTAAAGTGCTGGATTTAAGCAACAATAAATTCACTGGTGAGATACCCCTGGATATTGGTCAATTGAAAGGCCTTCTGTCAGTCAATTTGAGCTTCAACGACTTCACAGGACAGATACCACAATCAATATGCAATCTCACAAAACTGCAGGAGCTAGATTTGTCCAGCAACTATCTCACAGGTGGTATCCCAGCTGCATTGAACAACCTGAACTTCCTTTCAGCATTCAACATTTCACACAATGACCTAGAAGGGCCTATTCCATCTGGAGGCCAGTTTAATACATTTCAAAATTCTAGTTTCGATGGGAATCAAAAGCTCTGTGGCTCTATGCTCAGTCATAAATGTCGTCCACGATCAACACCTTTAGTTCCCAGAAAACAAGGCAATAAGAAGGCCATTTTTGCAATTGCATTTGGTGTGTTCTTTGGAGGTATTGCTGTTCTTTTGTTGCTGGGGCGTCTCCTTGTCTCAGACCGGATGAAAGGTTTTATAGCAAAAAATCGAAGGGAGAATAACGGAGGTAATGAAGCAACTTCATTCTACTCCAGTTCAGTGCAAACACTAGTGGCGATGCGGATGCCACAAGGAAAGGGAGAAGAAAACAAGCTCAAATTCACCGACATTGTGAAAGCTACAAACAACTTTGACAAGGAGAACATCATAGGATGTGGAGGTTATGGATTAGTCTACAAGGCAGAGCTACCTGATGGTTCCAAGCTTGCAATTAAAAAACTCTACGATGAAATGTGTCTGATGGAAAGGGAGTTCACTGCAGAGGTTGATGCTCTTTCCATGGCACAACATGAAAACCTTGTACCGCTGTGGGGTTACTGCATTCAGGGGAACTTAAGGTTTCTCGTATATTCCTATATGGAGAATGGCAGCCTGGATGACTGGCTCCATAACAGAGATGATGATGCTAGCTCATTTCTTGACTGGTCGGCGCGGCTCAAGATCGCACAAGGAGCAAGCTTGGGTCTTTCTTATATTCATGATGTCTGCAAGCCTCATATCGTCCACCGTGACATAAAGTCCAGTAACATCCTACTGGACAAAGAATTCAAAGCTTATGTTGCCGATTTTGGGCTAGCCAGATTGATCCTTCCCAACAAAACTCATGTTACAACTGAGTTGGTCGGCACGATGGGTTACATCCCCCCCGAGTATGGGCAAGCATGGGTTGCTACTTTAAGAGGTGATATATACAGTTTTGGAGTAGTCTTGCTTGAGCTGCTCACAGGAAGGAGGCCTGTTCCAGTCCTGAGTACATCAAAAGAACTTGTCCCATGGGTTCTACAGATGAGGTCTGAGGGTAAGCAGACTGAAGTCTTGGATCCAACACTTCGACGAACAGGAAATGAAGAGCAAATGCTGAAAGTGCTTGAAACCGCTTGCAAGTGTGTTGATAACAATCAATTCAGAAGGCCAGCTATCATGGAAGTGGTCTCCTCCCTGGCCAGTACAGAGGCTGACCCATAG
- the LOC119320983 gene encoding serine/arginine repetitive matrix protein 1-like, whose protein sequence is MAIESGDTAPGVRTVSSCRLSCSASMSGQKKNVPRPSSRSVPSRCGLSLSLVSRSTAAAPSPAPPPPPHLLLLRRRPISCSAAERSCPSPPPRSRASLQIPPSLLFVHPPNQKSKPAAPLSPLVLEGRQGLLLPAIPCGPRRRRQLGQNIRKLVKDGLTIKKPQKIHYRFHARRAHEAKQKGHHSGYGKHMGTREARLPTKILSMKRIRILRPLPRKYREAKKIDTHMYRDMYLKVKVTCSITGGVCM, encoded by the exons ATGGCGATAGAGAGCGGGGACACAGCG CCGGGCGTCCGCACCGTATCATCTTGCCGATTGTCGTGCTCCGCGTCCATGTCTGGACAG AAAAAAAATGTACCCCGCCCGTCCTCTCGATCCGTCCCCTCCCGCTGCGGCCTCTCTCTTTCCCTCGtctcccgctccaccgccgccgccccatctcctgctcctccgccgccgccccatctcctgctcctccgccgccgccccatctCCTGCTCCGCCGCCGAGAGGAGTTGCCCTTCGCCGCCGCCGAGATCCCGTGCCTCTCTACAgatccctccctctctcctcttcGTCCATCCACCTAATCAAAAATCGAAACCCGCCGCCCCTCTGTCTCCGCTGGTGCTCGAAGGAAGACAAGGGCTCCTCCTCCCGGCGATTCCCTGTGGTCCTCGGCGGCGGAGACAGCTAG GGCAGAACATCCGGAAGCTGGTAAAGGATGGTTTAACCATCAAGAAGCCTCAGAAGATCCACTACAGGTTTCATGCAAGGAGGGCACATGAGGCCAAGCAGAAGGGCCATCACTCTGGATATG GTAAGCATATGGGTACTAGGGAGGCTAGGCTCCCCACCAAGATCCTGTCGATGAAGAGAATACGCATCCTGAGGCCTCTTCCGCGCAAGTACCGTGAGGCCAAGAAGATTGACACGCACATGTACCGTGACATGTACCTGAAAGTCAAGGTAACATGTTCAATCACAGGAGGTGTTTGCATGTAA